A portion of the Bosea sp. NBC_00550 genome contains these proteins:
- a CDS encoding S8 family serine peptidase: MPPADTRFVSAIVRLPPGAQLRDFADGIETRTASRGEPLVAKLRRPLVWGDLSTTDQATFWPVVLDFQGGERDEFDISRIGRALDALSQPVRRASAANGAEGEPSFALGPPMLAHSVQDDVAGTLSYAADPGLLAKLAAGGKAVIVAVIDDGIPFAHRNLRVADGDGSRVEFCWLQSAEANPSGHVPFGREFTRGAIDELVRAHGPDEDAIYLRAGAVEQGARRIATINHAASHGAHVLDAAAGRRPDDGGVDLDLLRIIAVQLPAAVTADTSGYRKDAFILSALHYIFDRADRFAATHPGDEAASLPLIVNLSYGYTGGPHDGTDALEIAMSRMIEARQAQGKPTTLVMPAGNSFAERLNGEISADRMNTGEAHAIAWCLQPNDRTSSYLELWLPKATGATRFQLSITDPDGASSLTGATLLADCAAADQQGDAPALSSDVFCGEQRVGGVVIAAYNAHWTRILIALAPTEPDDASLSAAPAGRWTIGLAKVGGADLNAPVGCRIQRDFDPFGYARGARQSYFDDPLDARFTEDGAPARVDNPAPAFVRRLGTLNGIATHAHVTVVSGYYGDTGRATEYAGAGRRRRPGSSAGPGDVRMSAASDDSTALRGVLAAGTRSGSTARLSGTSMAAPQISRWIAVQHLSQNPMPAQPVPLTFPSGPIELDERTTRLS; this comes from the coding sequence GTGCCGCCCGCCGACACACGCTTCGTCAGCGCCATCGTCCGTCTTCCGCCGGGCGCACAACTCCGTGATTTCGCCGATGGGATCGAGACCAGAACCGCGAGCCGTGGCGAGCCGCTGGTCGCAAAGCTTCGACGTCCCCTGGTTTGGGGTGATCTTTCGACGACGGACCAGGCAACCTTCTGGCCGGTCGTGCTGGATTTCCAAGGCGGCGAACGCGACGAATTCGACATCTCGCGCATCGGCAGGGCGCTCGACGCACTGAGCCAGCCGGTTCGTCGCGCCTCGGCGGCGAATGGGGCCGAGGGCGAGCCGTCATTCGCGCTCGGCCCGCCGATGCTGGCCCACAGCGTGCAAGACGACGTAGCCGGCACGCTGTCCTACGCGGCCGATCCCGGCCTGCTCGCCAAGCTGGCTGCGGGCGGCAAGGCGGTGATCGTGGCAGTGATCGACGACGGCATTCCGTTCGCCCATCGCAACCTCCGGGTCGCCGATGGCGACGGCTCGCGCGTCGAGTTCTGCTGGCTGCAATCGGCGGAGGCGAACCCGAGCGGCCATGTCCCGTTCGGCCGCGAGTTCACGCGCGGCGCGATCGACGAACTCGTGCGCGCACACGGACCGGACGAGGATGCGATCTATCTCAGGGCGGGTGCCGTCGAACAGGGCGCGCGGCGTATTGCAACGATCAATCACGCCGCCAGCCACGGTGCGCATGTTCTCGACGCGGCAGCCGGCCGCAGGCCCGACGATGGCGGGGTTGATCTCGACCTGCTGCGCATCATCGCGGTCCAGCTGCCGGCCGCGGTCACTGCGGATACCTCGGGATATCGCAAGGACGCGTTCATCCTCAGCGCCCTGCACTACATCTTCGACCGGGCCGACCGGTTTGCCGCGACTCATCCTGGCGATGAAGCTGCATCGCTGCCGCTGATCGTCAACCTCAGCTACGGATACACCGGCGGCCCGCACGATGGCACCGACGCGCTCGAAATTGCGATGTCGCGAATGATCGAAGCACGGCAGGCGCAGGGAAAGCCGACGACGCTCGTCATGCCGGCCGGCAACAGCTTTGCCGAGCGGTTGAACGGAGAAATTTCCGCGGACCGGATGAACACCGGCGAGGCACATGCGATCGCCTGGTGCCTGCAACCCAATGATCGTACATCGAGCTATCTCGAGCTCTGGTTGCCGAAGGCGACCGGCGCGACCCGTTTCCAGCTGTCGATCACAGATCCGGACGGCGCCTCGTCCTTGACGGGCGCGACGCTGCTCGCGGATTGCGCGGCGGCGGATCAGCAAGGCGACGCGCCCGCCTTATCGAGCGACGTTTTCTGCGGCGAGCAACGCGTCGGCGGCGTCGTGATCGCTGCCTACAACGCTCATTGGACCCGAATTCTGATTGCGCTCGCTCCCACCGAGCCCGACGATGCCAGCCTGTCCGCAGCCCCGGCCGGCCGATGGACGATCGGCTTGGCCAAGGTTGGGGGCGCCGATCTGAACGCTCCGGTGGGCTGCCGCATCCAGCGCGATTTCGATCCGTTCGGTTATGCGAGGGGCGCTCGCCAGAGCTATTTCGATGATCCGCTGGATGCGCGTTTCACCGAAGACGGGGCGCCCGCGCGGGTGGACAACCCGGCACCGGCGTTCGTGCGGCGGCTGGGCACATTGAACGGCATCGCCACGCACGCGCATGTAACTGTCGTCAGCGGCTATTACGGCGATACCGGCCGGGCGACGGAGTATGCCGGTGCCGGGCGACGGCGCAGGCCCGGTTCATCCGCCGGCCCCGGAGACGTCCGCATGTCGGCGGCTTCGGACGATTCCACGGCGTTGCGCGGCGTGCTCGCCGCCGGGACACGCAGCGGAAGCACGGCGAGACTGTCGGGAACGAGCATGGCGGCCCCGCAGATTTCGCGCTGGATCGCAGTTCAACACCTGTCGCAAAACCCGATGCCGGCCCAGCCCGTCCCGCTGACGTTTCCGTCTGGCCCAATCGAGCTCGACGAGAGAACGACGCGCCTGAGCTAA
- a CDS encoding ThuA domain-containing protein translates to MRKAMIVWGGWAGHDPDLCASMMRGWLKAEGFEVRVDTSTEVFLDPSIRDLSLIVPIYTMSKIEKPEALALCEAVRGGVGLAGHHGGMADAFRDSVDYQFMCGGQWVAHPGNIIDYKVDITRPDDPIMAGISGFEHRSEQYYMHVDPANEVLATTRFNGDHASWIDGVEMPVVWKKRYGDGRVFYCSLGHRAYELDVPEIRTMLTRGMLWAAR, encoded by the coding sequence ATGCGCAAGGCGATGATAGTGTGGGGCGGCTGGGCGGGTCACGACCCGGATCTCTGCGCCTCGATGATGCGCGGTTGGCTCAAGGCGGAGGGTTTCGAGGTCCGGGTCGACACCTCGACCGAGGTCTTCCTCGATCCGAGCATCCGCGACCTCTCCCTGATCGTGCCGATCTACACCATGTCGAAGATCGAGAAGCCCGAGGCGCTGGCGCTGTGCGAGGCCGTGCGCGGCGGTGTCGGGCTCGCCGGCCATCATGGTGGCATGGCCGATGCTTTCCGCGATTCTGTGGACTACCAGTTCATGTGCGGCGGGCAGTGGGTTGCCCATCCCGGCAACATCATCGACTACAAGGTCGATATCACGAGGCCGGACGACCCGATCATGGCCGGGATCAGCGGTTTCGAGCATCGGTCGGAGCAGTATTACATGCATGTCGATCCGGCCAACGAGGTCCTGGCGACGACGCGGTTCAATGGCGATCATGCGTCCTGGATCGACGGCGTCGAGATGCCGGTCGTCTGGAAGAAGCGCTACGGCGACGGCCGCGTCTTCTACTGTTCGCTCGGCCACCGCGCCTATGAGTTGGACGTGCCGGAGATCCGCACGATGCTGACGCGCGGGATGCTCTGGGCGGCGCGCTGA
- a CDS encoding phosphatase PAP2 family protein, producing the protein MSSAGGIGGIGGIGGIGGIGGIGGIGGIGATGVGPFVPGGGANPLLAQGLTINAQAIGHIGGVDDTGNSAEGSYAELPVGPAANMDSWAAWVRASLYLSDVLKRLDWTPSKRRSAAGTEAFNGIEMTYGPKPLVTLQRPSVDLFRRQLRHIRAYADQRADRAPEILTQVGYPVDYFASVLGLNADANKSTFELIGITQVVTSHVAMVAKHHLACRRPDRLGATTMAMIPTPAHGTFPSAHAAEAFAVATVLEGLLRKLDAKPPAEHHFPQSGRLIRLLYKQAERIAVNRTVAGVHYPIDSWAGAALGEAVGQIILAKCQGGDVTPRTYEAKDADFLLADFLPRITGGIGDPAAKGLLRAASGNPFPSSPLFAWLWGKALNEFKL; encoded by the coding sequence ATGTCGAGTGCAGGCGGTATCGGTGGAATCGGCGGGATAGGCGGCATCGGTGGAATTGGAGGCATAGGTGGTATAGGAGGCATAGGCGCGACGGGCGTCGGTCCCTTCGTTCCGGGCGGCGGTGCCAATCCGCTTCTGGCCCAGGGTTTGACCATCAACGCCCAGGCGATCGGTCATATCGGCGGCGTCGACGATACGGGCAACTCGGCAGAGGGCAGCTATGCCGAGCTTCCGGTCGGGCCGGCCGCGAACATGGACAGCTGGGCCGCATGGGTGCGCGCCTCGCTTTATCTCAGCGACGTTCTGAAGCGCCTCGACTGGACTCCCAGCAAGCGGCGAAGTGCGGCTGGAACGGAAGCCTTCAACGGGATCGAGATGACCTATGGTCCAAAGCCGCTCGTCACCCTGCAACGACCGAGCGTCGATCTCTTTCGGCGGCAGCTTCGCCACATCCGCGCCTATGCCGACCAGCGCGCCGACAGGGCGCCGGAGATCCTCACGCAGGTCGGTTATCCCGTCGATTATTTCGCCAGCGTACTCGGACTGAACGCCGATGCCAACAAGTCGACCTTTGAACTCATCGGCATCACGCAGGTCGTCACCTCGCATGTGGCGATGGTCGCCAAGCATCATCTTGCCTGTCGGCGGCCCGACCGTCTCGGTGCGACGACGATGGCGATGATCCCGACGCCGGCGCATGGGACCTTTCCGAGCGCCCATGCGGCGGAGGCCTTCGCGGTCGCGACCGTGCTGGAAGGCCTGCTCAGGAAACTGGATGCCAAGCCGCCGGCCGAGCACCACTTTCCCCAAAGCGGGCGGCTGATCAGACTGCTCTACAAGCAGGCGGAAAGGATCGCGGTCAATCGGACCGTCGCAGGCGTCCATTATCCAATCGACAGCTGGGCCGGCGCCGCGCTCGGCGAGGCGGTCGGCCAAATTATACTGGCCAAATGCCAGGGTGGCGACGTCACACCCCGGACCTACGAGGCCAAGGACGCCGACTTCCTGCTCGCCGACTTCCTCCCACGCATAACTGGCGGCATCGGCGATCCCGCGGCGAAGGGACTGCTGCGGGCGGCCTCGGGCAATCCTTTCCCGAGCAGTCCGCTGTTCGCCTGGCTCTGGGGCAAGGCCCTGAACGAGTTCAAACTCTGA
- a CDS encoding LysE family translocator: MMLLVTSLAVPYALVLASPGPNLLVMLRVSLAASMQRTLAAAFGIACGATLAAMIAYQGSLLVVWADQLRGPFAFLLAAILVRSAIRLKRRTRPTRAEFNGDTAPRISKAFGLGIVSSLSNPMTIPFFLSFFVAHQAFHSAAWMAPAVVFVMAASWFSLVGICLGMISRFKINLMMQFSLKLAVSISMTAYAIYVVCAAL, encoded by the coding sequence ATGATGCTTCTGGTCACGTCGCTCGCCGTTCCCTACGCGCTGGTTTTGGCTTCACCGGGCCCCAACCTGCTTGTGATGCTTCGCGTCAGTCTTGCGGCCTCGATGCAACGAACGCTCGCGGCCGCTTTCGGCATCGCATGCGGTGCGACCCTGGCTGCTATGATCGCCTATCAGGGCTCGCTTCTCGTCGTCTGGGCCGACCAGCTCCGCGGGCCGTTCGCGTTCCTGCTTGCCGCGATCCTCGTCCGCTCCGCGATCCGCCTGAAGCGCCGCACGCGTCCGACCCGAGCCGAGTTCAACGGCGACACGGCGCCGCGAATTTCCAAGGCCTTCGGACTCGGAATCGTCTCCTCCCTGTCCAATCCCATGACAATCCCGTTCTTCCTCAGCTTCTTCGTCGCGCATCAAGCGTTCCACTCCGCCGCGTGGATGGCGCCAGCGGTTGTATTCGTCATGGCCGCGAGCTGGTTCTCGCTGGTGGGAATCTGCCTCGGCATGATTTCGCGGTTTAAGATCAACCTGATGATGCAGTTTAGCCTAAAGTTGGCGGTCTCGATTTCGATGACCGCTTATGCGATCTACGTGGTTTGTGCGGCTCTTTAG
- a CDS encoding Gfo/Idh/MocA family protein, whose protein sequence is MRKVGIGIIGCGNISTKYLEALKHFPMVELKAVADMRSAAAEKRGAEFGAPGLRVDQLLKRDDVEIVVNLTVPLAHTDVSLAVLNAGKHVHSEKPLGINTVEARKVMELAAQKGLRVGCAPDTFLGGGHQTARKLIDDGAIGKPVAGSAFFGCPGHESWHPAPGFYYLRGGGPMLDMGPYYITDLVQLLGPVAGVVGSTARPRSERLVNSPPMKGALIPVEVDTHVAGTLEFDNGAVVSITMSFDVPQHSHSPIEIHGDKASLLVPDPNKFGGEVKIAKPRGAWETIPLSHGHADGEFRSIGVADMAASLLSNRPHRASGELAFHVLEVMEAFQTSSNEGRRVKIESRVDRPAAMPAGRATGQID, encoded by the coding sequence ATGCGCAAGGTCGGGATAGGCATCATTGGCTGCGGCAACATCAGCACGAAATATCTGGAGGCGCTCAAGCACTTCCCAATGGTCGAGCTCAAGGCCGTCGCGGATATGCGCAGTGCCGCAGCCGAGAAGCGCGGCGCCGAATTCGGCGCGCCGGGCCTGCGCGTCGACCAGTTGCTCAAGCGCGACGATGTCGAGATTGTGGTCAATCTCACGGTGCCGCTGGCCCATACCGATGTCAGCCTCGCGGTCCTCAACGCTGGCAAGCATGTCCATTCCGAGAAGCCGCTCGGCATCAACACCGTCGAGGCCCGCAAGGTCATGGAGCTCGCGGCCCAGAAGGGCCTGCGTGTCGGCTGCGCCCCGGACACCTTCCTCGGCGGAGGCCACCAGACGGCACGCAAGCTGATTGACGACGGAGCGATCGGCAAGCCGGTGGCGGGCAGCGCCTTTTTCGGCTGCCCCGGCCATGAGAGCTGGCATCCGGCGCCGGGCTTCTACTATCTGCGCGGCGGCGGACCCATGCTCGACATGGGGCCCTATTACATCACCGATCTCGTGCAACTGCTCGGGCCTGTGGCAGGGGTAGTGGGTTCGACGGCGCGGCCGCGCTCCGAGCGGCTCGTCAACAGCCCGCCGATGAAGGGCGCGCTGATCCCCGTCGAGGTCGACACCCATGTCGCGGGCACATTGGAGTTCGACAACGGAGCTGTGGTCTCGATCACGATGAGTTTCGACGTGCCCCAGCACAGCCATTCGCCGATCGAGATCCATGGCGACAAGGCGAGTCTGCTGGTGCCCGATCCCAATAAGTTTGGCGGCGAGGTCAAGATCGCCAAGCCGCGCGGCGCATGGGAAACGATCCCCCTTTCCCATGGTCACGCCGATGGCGAGTTCCGCTCGATCGGCGTGGCGGACATGGCCGCCTCGCTCCTGAGCAACCGGCCGCATCGCGCCAGCGGCGAGCTCGCCTTCCATGTGCTGGAGGTGATGGAGGCGTTCCAGACATCGTCCAATGAGGGCCGGCGGGTCAAAATCGAAAGCCGCGTCGACCGGCCTGCTGCCATGCCCGCCGGCCGTGCCACCGGCCAGATTGATTGA
- a CDS encoding SDR family NAD(P)-dependent oxidoreductase, whose amino-acid sequence MAAVYSDLAGRVVLVTGGASGIGAAISRAFAAQGSTVILFDILRDAGEALAQELRESGGSVHFHKVDLRDIRALQAGIEASRRRHGPTEILVNNAAHDERHATDDVTPEYWDERIAVNLKHQFFAAQAVLPEMKAANGGVIINFGSTSWMAGQGGMAAYTASKSGVIGLTRSLARDYGPFNVRVNAIAPGWIMTERQIEKWLTPEGEAELMRRQCLKRRLVPDELARFTVFLASDEASACTAQHYVVDGGWV is encoded by the coding sequence ATGGCCGCCGTTTACTCAGACCTTGCCGGCAGGGTCGTTCTTGTGACCGGCGGCGCCTCCGGGATCGGCGCGGCAATCTCCCGGGCCTTCGCCGCGCAAGGATCGACCGTCATCCTGTTCGACATTCTGCGCGACGCCGGCGAGGCGCTCGCGCAAGAGCTCCGGGAGAGTGGGGGATCTGTACATTTCCATAAGGTGGATCTGCGGGATATCCGCGCTCTCCAGGCCGGCATCGAGGCGTCACGACGTCGCCACGGCCCGACCGAGATCCTCGTCAACAACGCCGCCCATGACGAGCGCCATGCGACCGACGACGTCACGCCCGAGTACTGGGACGAGCGCATCGCTGTGAACCTGAAGCACCAGTTCTTCGCCGCGCAGGCGGTGCTGCCGGAGATGAAGGCTGCCAACGGCGGCGTCATCATCAATTTCGGCTCCACCTCATGGATGGCCGGTCAGGGCGGAATGGCGGCGTATACGGCGAGCAAGTCGGGCGTCATCGGACTGACGCGCTCGCTGGCGCGGGACTACGGCCCCTTCAACGTTCGCGTGAACGCGATCGCGCCGGGCTGGATCATGACGGAGCGACAGATCGAGAAATGGCTGACGCCTGAAGGCGAGGCCGAGCTGATGCGCCGGCAATGCCTGAAGCGCAGGCTGGTCCCGGACGAACTGGCTAGGTTCACGGTCTTCTTAGCCTCGGACGAAGCCTCGGCTTGCACCGCACAGCACTATGTCGTCGATGGTGGCTGGGTCTAG
- a CDS encoding extracellular solute-binding protein, which translates to MRFLTKLALAAAGLTLTVGAAAAQTTIRWLHIEQNPAQVKIWEEVARRFEAKNAGVKVEMQFLENEAYKAKLPTVLQSRDRPHILYSWAGGVLRTQVEAGVLEDITAGVGAYKDNLSAGAVEAFTVGSKLYGLPYTVSQVGFMYNKDLFAKAGVDGGTIKSWDDFLVGVKKLKAAGITPIAVGGQDKWPLHFYWTHLAVRLGGKPAFEAALKGQNGGFEGETFQKAGELMKQLVDLEPFQTGFLGFKNQQALGFFGDGKAAMNLAISHHSATQRALAADKKGIAEDNLGWIDFPMPAGGKGQPSDTLGGVNGWIITKGAPKEAVEFVKFFISDEVQRELSKQNFIIPTFKGAELSLSAAFMQNVAKNIAASQYHQNFYDQDLGPSVGRVVNDATAEIAGGSMTPKQAAKAIQEAFKQGN; encoded by the coding sequence ATGCGATTTCTCACGAAGTTGGCGCTTGCTGCTGCAGGATTGACGCTCACTGTCGGCGCCGCTGCCGCACAGACCACCATCCGCTGGCTCCACATCGAGCAGAACCCGGCCCAGGTGAAGATCTGGGAGGAGGTCGCCCGGCGCTTCGAGGCCAAGAATGCCGGCGTCAAAGTCGAGATGCAGTTCCTTGAAAACGAGGCCTACAAGGCCAAGCTTCCGACCGTGCTGCAATCGCGCGATCGGCCCCACATCCTATATTCCTGGGCCGGCGGCGTGCTGAGGACGCAAGTGGAGGCAGGCGTGCTGGAGGACATCACGGCGGGCGTCGGCGCCTACAAGGACAATCTCTCTGCCGGCGCGGTCGAGGCCTTCACGGTCGGCAGCAAGCTCTATGGCCTGCCCTATACGGTCTCGCAGGTTGGCTTCATGTACAACAAGGACCTCTTCGCCAAGGCCGGGGTTGACGGCGGCACCATCAAGAGCTGGGACGATTTCCTGGTCGGAGTGAAGAAGCTCAAGGCGGCCGGCATAACGCCGATCGCCGTCGGTGGCCAGGACAAATGGCCGTTGCACTTCTACTGGACCCATCTCGCCGTCCGGCTCGGCGGCAAGCCGGCCTTCGAGGCCGCGCTCAAGGGCCAGAATGGCGGCTTCGAGGGCGAGACCTTCCAGAAGGCCGGCGAATTAATGAAGCAGCTGGTCGATCTCGAACCCTTCCAAACCGGCTTCCTCGGCTTCAAGAACCAGCAGGCGCTTGGCTTCTTCGGTGATGGCAAGGCCGCGATGAACCTGGCGATCTCGCATCATTCCGCGACGCAGCGCGCGCTCGCCGCCGACAAGAAGGGTATCGCCGAGGACAACCTCGGCTGGATCGACTTCCCGATGCCCGCAGGCGGCAAGGGCCAGCCCTCGGATACGCTCGGCGGCGTCAATGGCTGGATCATCACCAAGGGCGCGCCAAAGGAAGCGGTCGAGTTCGTCAAGTTCTTCATCTCGGACGAAGTCCAGCGCGAACTCTCCAAGCAGAATTTCATCATCCCGACCTTTAAGGGCGCGGAATTGTCCCTGAGCGCCGCCTTCATGCAGAACGTCGCCAAAAACATCGCCGCATCGCAGTATCACCAGAACTTCTACGACCAGGATCTGGGACCCTCGGTCGGCCGGGTGGTCAATGACGCGACGGCCGAGATTGCCGGCGGCTCAATGACGCCCAAGCAAGCCGCCAAGGCGATCCAGGAGGCGTTCAAGCAGGGCAATTGA
- a CDS encoding LacI family DNA-binding transcriptional regulator yields MGAGEAGLIGRATLEDVARAAGVSLATADRVVNRRDGVRDKTIARVEAAVSLLGYRPDPAAARLARNQSFRFLFVLPSGANSFMNLLGDQVARTADWLAAQRAFIDVEYVDVFDADALARVLENLLPGYHGVATIALDHPRVRAAIDDLADRGVPVVTLVSDVPSARRLHYVGIDNPAAGRTAANLMGRFLRGRQGTVGVIAGSLSLRDHAERLYGFNQVMAGEYPNLTMLPVVQGRDDNELTLAGTKALLERHDHLVGLYNVGAGSRGVAAALQEAGRAQEIVWIAHELTPHTRRFLVHGEVDAIISQNPGHEARSAARVLLAHCSGDQLVPDQEHIGIDIFLRDNLP; encoded by the coding sequence ATGGGAGCTGGCGAGGCAGGGTTGATCGGCCGCGCGACGCTCGAGGATGTCGCGCGTGCCGCGGGCGTGTCGCTCGCGACCGCCGACCGCGTCGTGAACCGCCGCGACGGCGTGCGCGACAAGACGATCGCGCGGGTCGAGGCCGCCGTCTCGCTGCTCGGCTACAGGCCGGACCCCGCCGCCGCCCGCCTGGCCCGCAACCAGAGCTTCCGCTTCCTCTTCGTCCTGCCCAGCGGCGCCAACAGCTTCATGAACCTGCTGGGCGACCAGGTTGCGCGCACCGCCGATTGGCTGGCCGCCCAACGTGCCTTCATCGACGTCGAATATGTCGACGTCTTTGATGCCGACGCCTTGGCGCGCGTGCTGGAAAATCTCCTGCCGGGCTATCACGGCGTCGCCACGATCGCGCTCGATCATCCGCGCGTGCGTGCCGCCATCGACGATCTCGCCGATCGCGGCGTCCCCGTCGTGACGCTCGTCTCCGACGTGCCGAGCGCGCGGCGCCTGCATTATGTCGGCATCGACAATCCGGCCGCCGGGCGCACGGCGGCCAATCTCATGGGCCGTTTCCTGCGTGGACGCCAAGGCACCGTCGGCGTGATCGCGGGCTCGCTGTCGCTGCGCGACCACGCCGAGCGCCTCTACGGCTTCAACCAGGTGATGGCGGGCGAGTATCCCAACCTGACCATGCTGCCGGTGGTGCAGGGCCGCGACGACAACGAATTGACGCTTGCCGGCACGAAGGCGTTGCTGGAGCGGCATGACCATCTCGTCGGCCTCTACAATGTCGGCGCCGGCAGTCGCGGCGTCGCGGCGGCGCTGCAGGAAGCCGGGCGCGCCCAGGAGATCGTCTGGATCGCACATGAACTGACGCCGCATACGCGGCGCTTCCTGGTGCATGGCGAGGTCGACGCGATCATCAGCCAGAATCCCGGGCACGAGGCGCGCTCGGCGGCGCGCGTGCTGCTGGCGCATTGCTCCGGCGACCAGCTGGTGCCGGATCAGGAACACATCGGGATCGACATTTTCCTCAGGGACAATCTGCCTTGA
- a CDS encoding carbohydrate ABC transporter permease: MSQHSAAAVIRGRPAAPAPAARRKVTTDGQIGALLLFLPPALLLFTLFVVMPIGEAAWYSGFNWNGFGTPTRWIGFDNYRFVFDTRGFGIAFRNNLLIIAVSLVIQLPIALTLALLLAEKFLGSLALRMLFFLPYVLAEVATGLIFSFIYDGNYGLLASIYRMFGAEAPHLLASTQTSMLAILIVVVWKYFGFHMMLFIAALQGMDRNLVEAARIDGASRWQVLHHIVIPLLYPTIRLSVFFAVVGSLQLFDLVMPLTRGGPADSSNTMVSFLYNNGVSRMRVGYGSAIGVILFVICVTFAITYKRWFMRDE, from the coding sequence ATGTCTCAGCACAGCGCTGCCGCCGTCATCCGCGGTAGGCCTGCGGCTCCGGCTCCGGCTGCGCGCCGCAAAGTGACGACCGACGGACAGATCGGCGCCCTCCTGCTATTCCTGCCGCCGGCTCTACTGCTGTTCACGCTCTTCGTCGTGATGCCGATCGGGGAGGCGGCCTGGTATTCCGGTTTCAACTGGAACGGCTTTGGCACGCCGACCCGCTGGATCGGCTTCGACAACTACCGCTTCGTCTTCGATACCCGCGGCTTCGGCATCGCCTTCCGCAATAACCTGCTGATCATCGCGGTCTCGCTGGTAATCCAGTTGCCCATCGCGCTGACGCTGGCTTTGCTGCTCGCCGAGAAATTCCTCGGCTCGTTGGCGCTGCGGATGTTGTTCTTCCTGCCCTATGTGCTGGCCGAGGTGGCGACGGGCCTGATCTTCAGCTTCATCTATGACGGCAATTATGGCCTGCTCGCATCGATCTACCGGATGTTCGGAGCCGAGGCGCCGCATCTGCTCGCCAGCACGCAGACCTCGATGCTGGCGATCCTGATCGTCGTCGTCTGGAAGTATTTTGGCTTCCACATGATGCTGTTCATTGCCGCGTTGCAGGGCATGGACCGCAATCTAGTCGAGGCTGCGCGCATCGACGGGGCGTCGCGCTGGCAGGTGCTGCACCATATCGTGATCCCGCTGCTCTATCCGACGATCCGCCTCTCGGTGTTCTTTGCCGTAGTCGGCTCGTTGCAGCTCTTCGACCTCGTCATGCCGCTGACCCGGGGCGGACCGGCCGATTCCTCCAATACGATGGTCAGCTTCCTCTATAATAACGGCGTCTCGCGCATGCGCGTCGGCTATGGCAGCGCCATCGGTGTCATCCTCTTCGTGATCTGCGTGACCTTCGCGATCACCTACAAACGCTGGTTCATGCGCGATGAGTGA
- a CDS encoding carbohydrate ABC transporter permease → MSEAAIAGHRPLDLILVYKILFLGIVALFVAVPLLATLLGGFKTLGELRTNPFGLPQTWEWQNYTGILFSGRYWQMLWNSFVISGFTVLLTLIVASMAAFAFAHIRFFGSSMLLSYLTMGLLFPAATAILPLFIKVRDLGLLDNYFGVILPQVAFGLAMSILLLRRFFKDLPHELLEAALVDGCSYFAFFRHVTLPLSRPILATVGTITFVHSWNSYLLPLVMLNSEQLYPWPLGIMIYQGEFSSEWHLILAFITLTLLPTVLLFILAQKHIVAGLTAGAVKG, encoded by the coding sequence ATGAGTGAAGCCGCCATCGCCGGCCACCGGCCGCTCGACCTCATCCTCGTCTACAAGATCCTGTTTCTCGGAATCGTGGCGCTGTTCGTCGCCGTGCCGCTGCTTGCGACCCTGCTCGGCGGCTTCAAGACGCTGGGTGAATTGCGCACCAACCCGTTCGGCCTGCCGCAAACCTGGGAATGGCAGAACTACACCGGCATCCTATTCTCCGGCCGCTACTGGCAGATGCTGTGGAACTCGTTCGTGATTTCGGGCTTCACCGTTCTGCTGACGCTGATCGTGGCCTCGATGGCGGCCTTCGCCTTCGCCCATATCCGCTTCTTCGGCTCCTCGATGCTGCTGAGCTATCTCACCATGGGGCTGCTGTTTCCGGCCGCGACGGCGATCCTGCCGCTGTTCATCAAGGTCCGCGATCTCGGCCTGCTGGATAATTACTTCGGCGTGATCCTGCCGCAGGTCGCATTCGGCCTCGCCATGAGCATCTTGCTCCTGCGGCGCTTCTTTAAGGACCTGCCGCATGAATTGCTGGAGGCGGCGCTGGTCGACGGCTGCAGCTATTTCGCCTTCTTCCGCCATGTGACCCTGCCGCTGTCGCGGCCGATCCTCGCCACGGTCGGCACCATCACCTTCGTCCATAGCTGGAACAGCTATTTGCTGCCGCTGGTGATGCTGAACTCCGAGCAGCTTTATCCCTGGCCGCTCGGCATCATGATCTATCAGGGCGAATTCTCGTCGGAATGGCACCTGATCCTGGCGTTCATCACGCTCACTTTGCTACCGACGGTGCTGCTCTTCATCCTCGCGCAGAAGCACATCGTCGCGGGGCTTACCGCCGGCGCGGTCAAGGGCTGA